The following are encoded together in the Daucus carota subsp. sativus chromosome 5, DH1 v3.0, whole genome shotgun sequence genome:
- the LOC108223446 gene encoding uncharacterized protein LOC108223446, with the protein MDEKMGRVSVSGVNHAVKQKFVFGKYPEKEWLMKLKALAVNHHTPGITTNSIRPLWDQTLRVREFMALTNFPQRKRKVQQFLKGNEKREAQKLCDEQREAEYVRGQLLRASSASCVHKLNMTDSIENLHKRIHLNSLSSGSLLTSKDNIESLPYVSCIMDNVKDWYHSKKITSLIVDITGSIYTSNPVTPEHINLQEQQSLHLEKGRNSLNLEEARYDCLPSRSNRLVDFFGYQIKRMAVPVGQHFQADVSEWNGLSVNSDFDNSRWLGTKVWPIKMQNVKATSRSVGKGRPSSCSCASPGSTNCIRHHILEKRRLLQSDLGPVLHIWKFDEMGEEVSRSWTVKEQEGFDLIAKRKSSSSNFIQNAMKFFPSKCKEDITRYYFNVFIPRFMSSQARSLLKEVDIDIDDVDDVYTLNWRRSHEDRSRSYQRSCKDVISK; encoded by the exons ATGGATGAGAAGATGGGTAGAGTTTCAGTTTCTGGGGTTAACCATGCTGTTAAGCAGAAGTTTGTCTTCGGAAAATACCCGGAGAAAGAATGGTTGATGAAGCTGAAAGCCTTAGCTGTTAATCATCACACACCAGGAATTACCACCAATTCTATTAGACCTTTGTGGGATCAGACTCTTCGAGTACGAGAATTCATGGCTCTGACTAATTTTCCACAG AGAAAGCGAAAAGTGCAGCAGTTTCTAAAAGGTAATGAGAAACGTGAGGCTCAGAAGTTATGCGATGAACAAAGAGAAGCAGAATATGTAAGAGGACAGTTATTGCGAGCCTCTTCTGCTTCTTGTGTGCATAAATTAAATATGACTGATTCAATTGAAAACTTACACAAAAGAATCCACTTGAACTCGCTTAGCTCAGGTAGTCTATTGACATCAAAGGATAATATTGAGAGCCTACCTTATGTAAGCTGCATTATGGACAATGTCAAAGACTGGTATCACTCAAAGAAGATAACTTCTCTTATAGTTGACATTACTGGGTCAATCTACACCTCAAATCCTGTTACTCCCGAACATATAAATCTCCAGGAACAACAATCACTGCATTTGGAGAAAGGTCGAAATTCCTTAAATTTGGAAGAAGCCAGATATGATTGCCTACCTTCACGATCAAACAGGTTAGTTGATTTTTTCGGCTATCAGATCAAGAGGATGGCTGTTCCAGTTGGGCAGCACTTTCAGGCTGACGTTTCTGAATGGAATGGACTATCTGTAAATAGTGATTTTGATAACTCAAGGTGGTTGGGCACAAAAGTCTGGCCTATTAAAATGCAAAATGTGAAAGCTACTTCAAGATCAGTTGGTAAAGGGAGGCCAAGCTCCTGCTCTTGTGCCTCCCCAGGATCGACCAACTGTATCAGGCACCATATTCTTGAAAAAAGACGGCTTTTGCAATCTGATCTTGGCCCAGTGTTGCACATTTGGAAGTTCGACGAGATGGGGGAAGAAGTTTCCAGGTCATGGACAGTGAAGGAACAAGAAGGCTTCGACTTGATAGCAAAAAGAAAGTCCAGCAGTAGTAATTTCATACAGAATGCTATGAAATTCTTCCCGTCCAAGTGCAAGGAAGACATTACTAGGTATTACTTTAATGTCTTCATCCCTAGATTCATGAGTTCTCAGGCCAGGTCGTTACTAAAAGAAGttgatattgatattgatgatgtggatgatgTGTATACGCTCAATTGGAGGAGAAGTCATGAAGATAGAAGTAGAAGTTATCAACGCAGTTGTAAAGATGTGATATCTAAATAG